Part of the Halobaculum halobium genome, CCGGGGCGGACGACCCGCGCGAGCTCCGCCAGCGACGAGTCGTTGGCGTACTCGTGGTAGGTCATCGTCGAGAAGGCGGCATCGAGCGCGTCGTCCGAAAACGGGAGGTCGCCGACGCCGGCGGTGACGGTCTCGACGGTCTCCGGGATCCCCTTCTCGGCGTACAGGTCGTGCATCTCCGACTGCACGTCGACGGCGTAGCAGGTGCCGACGTGGGGTGCGACCACGTCGGTGTAGAAGCCGGTTCCGGAGCCGAGATCGGCGACCGTCGCGTCCGCGGGGACCGCGAGCGCGGCGATCAGTTCCTCCTCAGAACAGTACCGGAAGCGTCCCGGGTCTTCGAGTTTGTCCGCGCGGTCGGCGTCGAACGTGTGGAATCCCATCGCTTCCGGCTAGGGGGCCGGGGGTAAAGACCCCCTGCGGTTTTGTCGGCTCGGACCGACGGGCCGGGTATGCACGTCCGCGAGGCCGAGCGCGGCGACGCGGAGGCGATCGCGTCGATCGCGCGGGCGTCCTGGCACGCCGCCTACGGCGAGTTCCTGTCCGAAGAGGCGATCGACGCCACGGTCGACGAGTGGTACGCGCCCGAGACGCTCCGTCGCCACATCGCCGCCGCCGGCGCGTTCCTCGTCGCGATGGCCCACGGAGAACCGGGAGCGGAGGGCGACGGGGTGGACGCGGACGACGCCGGCGGAATCGTGGGATTCGCACACGTCCGGTACGCCCCGGAGGTCGGGAACGTCGTCCTCCGGCGGATCTACGTCCGCCCCGACGCGTGGCGCGAGGGGATCGGAACCGCCCTCCTGGGCGCGGTCGCGCGACGGTTCGTCGACGACCACGAGCGGCTCTCGACGGTCGTGTTCGCCGAGAACGAGGTCGGGCTCTCCTTTTATCAACGGAACGGGTTCGAGATGATCGGCGAGCAGACGACCGCGTTCGGCGGCGAGGAACACGACGAGCGGATCGTCGTCGCCGACCTCGAGGACCTCGCGGGGCTCGCCACGGAGACGGATCCCGCTGAGGGATCCGGAGACGGTCGACCGCCCCGAGAGGGTTAAGTCGATCCGCGGACCAGGTGCTCGCATGTCAGTTCGTATCCGTCGCCCCCGTGCCCGGGCCTGCGAGCGGTGCGGCCGCGAGGAGCGCTTCGACGACGCGACCGGAAGCTGGGTCGTCGCAGACGACGCCGTCGGCGCGGTGTACTGCATCCACGAGTGGGACATCAACGGCTCGTTCGTCCCGTTCGAGGACGGCGCGAACGAGGCGTAACGAGCCCCCAACCGGGTCGCGTCGCCCGCGCGACTGCCGGTCGCGGGTCAGGCGTCCGCCCGTTCGATCAGCTCGGCGAGCACCGTCATGGTGCCGTCCATGAACCCGGCGTCGACCGTCACGTCCGCGGCGTCCCTCGCGACCTCGTCGGCGTTCGCGAGCGCGTAGCTCTCGCCGGCGACCGCGAACGTCGAGGCGTCGTTCATCGAGTCGCCGACGGCGACGAACGCCCCGGGGTCGCGATCGAGGATCGACGCCGCCTCCCGGAGTCCCCTCCCCTTGGTCACAGCCGGGTCGGTGAGGTGGTATGCGTACCCCGTGTCGAGAAACGTCAGGTCGAACTCCTCGGCGATCTCCCGAAGGAGCGCCTCGTCGGCGGTGACGCGCGCGGCGACCTCCGTCTCGCGCCAGCGATTGACGGTGTCGGCGTCGCCCCAGCCCAACTCCCCGCCCCGTTCGCGGAAGGCGTCGACCGCCGCGGCGACCCGCTCGGCGTCGCCCTCGATCCGCACCCGCTCGTCGACGCAGACGACGCCGCCGTTCTCGGCGATCACCCGCTCGGGGATTCCGGCGAAGTGGCACAAAGCGATCGGGTACGGAAACGACTTCCCCGTGGCGAGCACGACCGGTGCGGGCCACTCGGGCAGCACCCGGAACACGCGGGGATCTATCGTGTGCTCAGGCGTCGTCAGCGTCCCGTCGATATCGAGCGCCAGCGGCGGGAGGGTCGCCCCGGACGAGATATCGAGGCCTGCAGGGGCGTCGGTCGTCATTGCCGAGGGAACGGCGGGCACGCGAAAAGGGGCGTCGGTTCCGGGGTCGGGTGTCGACGGCGCGAACCGGGCCTCAGATGTCGACAGTGCGAACCGAACCGGGGATCGGCGCTCACCGGTGGTGAGAGCTCAACGCATTCCCGGAGGCGGGCCGTCGTCGCCGATGTCGTCGTCCTCGGTGTCGACGTCGAGGCCCAGCTCCTCGCGCCGTTCGCGCAGGGCGTCGATCTGCCGGCGGTAGTACAGGAGGCCGCCCCCGCCCACGACCGCGAGGACGGCGAACACCGCCCCGAAGATCTGGATGTCCTGCGACAGGTAGAATTGGACGATCACCGAGTCAGTCTGCACGTCGTCCCAGCGGACGTGCAGGCGGTTCTGGTCGTCGACGTCGGTGGTCGCGCCGCCGGGGGTGACGTCGCCGAACACCGGCAGCGACGCGCTGCGGTTCGGCGGCAACACGACCTCGTAGGAGCCCTTGACGTACGTCGGCAGCACGAACCGCTTGGGCGTCGAACCCGCGGTGAAGGCGATCCGGTCGCCCTCGACGTCGCCCTCGCCGGGGAAGTCGATGCGGACGACGTCGCGCGTCCGCTCGACGGCGCCGCGATCGGCAAGCTCCGACCCGGTGATCACGGTCCCGTTGGGGTAGCGGTAGCGCACCGCCCGCACGTCGAGCGGATTCGTGCCGCCGAGGCCGTCGCGTCGGAACAGCTCGACTTCGCTGCCGTTGACCGCGTACACCGCCGAGAACGTCGCGTTGTCGTGGATCGTGATGTGGGCGTTCAGATCCGACTCGACGCTCGCGTTCCAGTCGTACTCGCCGCCCGCGGGCGACTGATCGAGCCGCTCGTCGGAGACGGAGCCGCCCCCGAAGAAGCCGAGACACCCCGACAGCGCGAGCATGCCGACCAGCGCCGCGAGCGCGAGGAGTCGTCGCCGTCTGGCCATGCTACTGCGGGATGACCGCCTTCAGTTCCGACGGGAGATAGCCGCCGATAGCGGCGAGCAGCCCCGGCGGGTCAGTGTTCTCCCGGCAGACGATACTCTGTTCGAGCAGCCCGAGTCGCTCGACGGTGACGATGTCGTTCGCGTGGCCCGCCCGATTGACGGTCGCGCGGACCTCCGCGCGGGTCGCGGAGTTGACGTTCACGCGTCCCTGCCCCCGTGTCCAGTCGTACAGGCGGTCGCGCTCGGCGTCCGCGAGCTCGTGGTCGCCGTCGTCGTCGTACACGAAGCGAAGCGAGAGGTGCTGGACGATGCCGAGCCGATCTCGGATCTGTTCGGGTGAGCCCGCACCGAGGCCGAGGCCGTTGCTGGGAATCCGGATCTCCGTGCCCGCGTCCAGGACGAACCCGTCCTCGTCCCACCCTTCGAGCGTGCCGACGTAGGTCTCGCCGTCGGTGAAGTGGTCGGTGATCTCCCCCCACTCCTCGCGGAGCACGTTGCGGGCGACCGTCTCGTCGTCGCCCGACACCGTCACCGAGACGAAGTCGTCGTACCGGACGCCGACCTCGAACTCGACGTCCAGATCACCGAGCTCGTTGGCGACGAGGGAGGTCATCCCGTCGAGCGCTCGATCGTGAGCGTCGCCGGTGACGTAGCATTTGGTCGCGAGGACGACCATCTACGCTTCCGCCTCGGCTTCCTCGCGGTCGACGTTGAGCTCGTCGCCGAGTTGGTCGATGCGCCACTCCATCGCCTCGACGAGGCGGCTGTTCTCCATGGACTCAAGCGGCGACCCGCACTCGGGGCACTCGAAGCCGAACTCCATCGCCTCCTCGAACTCGAACCGGATCGAGTCGACCTCACAGAGGTAGAACTGATGATCGGACTCGTAGGCGCGACGCTCCTCAAGCCCCTCGAGCAGGCGGTACATCTCCTCCTCGAGGTTCTCGGGGATGTTCTCGTAGTGGAACGTCCACAGGTAGGTGAGCCACCCGGAGTCCTCGTCGCGCACGCGACGATAGGACGCCAGATCGTTCTCATAGAGGATGAACAACGCGCGTCGCACGTCGTTCAGCTCCAGTCCCATCTCCTCTGCGAGCTCCTCGTCGGTGACCTCGCCGTCCGGCGGGGCCGCGGCGACGGGCATCCCCGTCGGACCGACCAGCTCGTGGAGGTACTTCTGGATAACAGGGTCTTCTAGGAGGCCCTCAAAAGCCATTTGTCGAGTATGGGGGAGGATATCGGTTAAAGTCACCGACTCGGCGGGTCGCTGTGACGAGACCGCTGGGCGACGCTGGCGAATCGGGTCTCCCCACTCGCGGACTCCTCGCACCGTCCCCGTCACGTACAATTATCACCGTCGCACCCGACAGCGGAACTCGACGCATGTCGGACTCCTTCCCGTCCGTCCCCGACGCTGCGCTCGCCGAGGGGGGGTGGTGTGAGCGCGAGCGTCGCGAGACGACGGAGTTCGACGCCGCGGTCGTCACCGTCGCGGCCGCGACCGTCGTGTACGAGGATCGCGCGCTCCGAGACCGCGTCGCCGAGGAGACGGGGGTGGACCGACTGTGGCGCTTCTTCGTCGCGAGCCGGCTCACGGTGTCACCGGCGACCGGACCGTCGGCGCCGCTCACGAAACTCGTAGCGAACCGAGCGCACGCCGGGTTCGCTGACTCGCTCGCGGAGCGCGGCTTCGAGGGAGTCCGGCGCGTCGCCGCCGCGGATGTCGACGCCATCGACTCTGCGCTCGGCGACGACTCCCGTGTCGCCGGATACGAGGCGCTGTGTCGCCTCGACGGCGTCGACGTTCGGGCCCGCGGGTGGGCGGCGGTCCGGCCCGTTGCCGGCGCCTACCTCCTCGTTGGCGGCGCCTACCCCACGGCGGTCCGGACGGTGCCGGACGAGCGGACCGACGACGCGCTCGCCGAGGCGTTCGACCCCGATCGGTTTCGCGAGGAGCTGTTCTCGCTGATGCGCGAGACGCGATGAGGGCACCAGGTCGAGACAGAGTGCACCGACTGGGAACGGACCTTACCACCGACCGCGAAGCACCGTAATGGCGAGGCCCGTCGCGTCGATCCGTGCGGGTGCGACACCCAGCGCGCGAGCGAGTGGCCCGGCCGAGACGCCCGGATCGACGCGCGCGACCTCCACGCCGTCGACGTGGACGCCGAGCGGGACCCGGTCCAACAGCCGATCGACCCGCTCGGGGAGCGACTCTCGAAGCGATCCGAGCCGTCCGAGCGCGCGAAGGCTGTCTGCCGAAACGTCGATCCGACCGTCGGCCGAACGGACGGCCAGTCGGTCGCCGTCGACGGCAGCGTCGACGTCGACGGCGACATGGAGGTCGCCGACTGCGACCGGTTCGGGGTCGCTGCCCGCCGCTCGGGAGCCGAATTCCTCGCCAGGCGGCTCGCCGGTCACTCCTCGGAGTCCCCGTGCTCGCTCGACGAGATGCGGAGCGTCCCGTTGAGTCGCCAGTGTGCATGGCTCGTATCCTCATCCGCACTGCTGGGGACGTCTACCTCCAGATCGTCGAAGGTGTAGCTGATCTCAGCACCCCGACCCGTCAGCCGTTCGTACAGCGCGATGCCGAAGTCGGGCCACGTCGTCGTCTCCCCTCGACCGGGCTCCGGCGTATCGTCGGCGCTCATCAGTACCCGGAACAACGGCTCCGACCGACTTATCGGTGTTCCCCGTTCACTGCGGTTCCCCGTTGCCGTTCTCAGTGTCTCCGTTTCGGCGGGGGTTCCCCGTCGAGAGCCGTCCGCCCACGCTCGTCCAAGTCCGCTCCCGCCGCGTCAGTCGGCATGGCTTCCGTGCGTAGGAGTCGGCGACGGTGGCACCCACGCCTCGAATCGATGACGAGGCCAGACCGACGATGCGGCCAAACCGACGACGCGGTCAGACCGACGACGTGGGCGTCGGTGGCGGCGCCCGACGCCCGGGGCGAGCGTTGACCGAAACCCGGTAGGACTGTCTGCGTACGTGAAGGGGTTCAAGTTCGGTTTCCAGACTCTTCCCCAGTGGGTTTCACTCGGAGCGCCGAGCGAACAGCAGGTATCCCGTGTGGCCGACGCCCGCGGTACTCGGCCGGGTGCCGCGCTCGTCGACGGTGAGCTCGCGCTGGATCGTCTCCAGGGTCTCCGCGTCGCCGAGTCCGGCCTCCCGCGCCGCGAGTTCGGTGTCGCGCGCGTCCTCGACGAAGGGAGTGTACACAGCGACGTAGCCGCCGGGGACGAGCAAGTCCGGAGCTCGCTCGACGACCGCGGCGGCGTCGGCGGTGTCCAAGGTGATCAGATCGAACGGGTCGCCCGCGGCGAGTTCGTCCAACTCCTCGGTGAGGTCGCCGGTGCGAACTTCGACGCGGTCGCTGACGCCGCCGAGGTCCATGTTCTCGCGGGCGACTTCGGCGAAGTCGGGGTCGATCTCGTAGGTCGTCACCTCGGCACCGATCCGGCCGAGATATCCCGAGAGCACACCTGTCCCCGTCCCCGCGTCCAGCACGCGGTCGCCCGACTGCGCGCCGGTGTGGCCGATCACGAGCCCGATGTCGCGGGGCATCATCGGCGCGCCGGTGCGCTCGAAGTGGTTGAACAGATCCGGCCCGCGCAGGCGGCGGGCGTGGAACTCCTCGCCGAGGTGCGTCTCCAACACGTCGCCGTGAGCCACGTCCTCCGGGACCTCCACAACCCCGAGGTCGGTCTGGAGTTCGTCGCCGGGGCCGCGGAGGTACTCGCGGTCCGAGTCAGGGTGAACGAGCAGGTACGAGCTCACTCCAGGCTGGAGATGGCCGCCGCGAGGTCGCCGTCGGCCGCCTCGAGCGCCTCGCGAGCGTCGGCCTCGCTCACGCCCGCACGGGTCGCGACGAGCTGCACGTCCTCGTCTGCGATTCCGCCGGCGTCCGCGTCGCTGTCGGCGGCACCTCCGCCGGCGTCGTCGGCCGCAGCGTCGTCGCTTGCGCCGAGTTCGCGGGTTTCCGGCTCGCCGACGATCTGGTACGTTTCCTGGCCCTGGGCGTCCATGCGCGTGACCTGGGCGCCGTCGAACACGAGTTCCTCGTCGCCCGTGCGGATGACGACCTCCTCGGCGTCGATCTCGGTCACGTCGATGCCCATCTGCTTCATCATCTGCTGCATCTTGCGCGGGTTCATCCCGCCGCCTCCGAACATACCCGAGGCGTCGCTCGCGGCGAGCAAAAGCGTGGCGAAGCACCCGCTCGCCGCGAGCGACCACGGCCGTGCGCGAACGGTCCGGCGGGGCGCGGTGGGTCGCGTCGACATCCGCGCATTTCATTTCGCGGCCGCCCATGCGTGACCCTGTGTATCTCTCGCACCAGACTTGGCCCGAACTAGGCGAGTACGTGGCCGAGGAGTCGCTCGCGATCGTTCCCCTCGGGTCGACCGAGCAGCACGGCCCGCATCTACCGCTGGCGACTGACTACCTGATCGCCGAGGCGCTCGCGCGCGAGGCGAGCGACCGGACCGGCTTCCTCTGTACGCCTCCCGTCCGGATCGCCGTCTCCGAACACCATCGACAGTTCCACGGGACGATGTGGGTCGAGCCCGACGTGTTTCGCGACTACGTCGAGAGCCTCTCGCGCAACCTCGCGTACCACGGCATCGACCGGATCGTGTACGTGAACGCCCACGGCGGCAACGCCCAGCACCTCCGCGAGGTCGGCCGCCGCCTCCGACGCGACGAGACGGCGTATGCCGTCGAGTGGATGTGGGACGAGTCGATCCCGGACCTCGTCTCGGAGGTCTTCGAGCACAACGGCCCCCACGGCGGGCCCAAGGAGACGGCGATGGTCATGCACATCGCCGAGGAGCTCGTGCGGACCGAGCAGTTGGAGTCGGCCCGCGACGGCGGGATCGTCGATCTCGAAGACGCGAACCTTCGGACCCACGGCGCGCGCACGTTCTACGACTCCGCGGACAACTCCGGGAACGGCGTCTTCGGCGACCAGACCGACGCGACACCGGAGAAGGGCGCAGAACTGTTCGAGGCGGCGAGCGATCAGCTCGTCCACCTGCTGGAGTGGCTCGACGGCCAGCCGTTCGGGGATCTCATGCCAGAGCAGCACGTCGATCCGCAGCCTGGAAGCCGGCGATGAATGACGCGGCGGCTGACGACCTTGCGGCCGCGCTCGCGACGGCACACGAAACCGTGACTGCGGTCGATCCTGACGGCGTTCCGACAGGTGGTCTCCCGTCGTCGATCGATGCTGGCTACCGCGTTCAGACGCGGCTCGTCGACCGGCTCGTCGCCGACCGCGGCGACCCGGTCGGCTACAAGATCGGGTTCACCAACGAGCGTGTCCGTGCGGACCTCGGCGTCGACGAACCCGGGTACGGCCGGCTCCTCGAGGAGTCAGTCCACGACGCGACCGACGGCGACGAACCGGTGTCGGTCCCGACCGAGGAGTTCATCGATCCCCGCGTCGAGCCGGAGGTCGCGTTCCGGCTCGGCGACGACCTCCCGGCGGACGCCTCTCGCGACCGCGCCCACGACGCGGTCGAAACGGTTCTTCCCGCGATCGAGTTGGTCGACAGCCGGACGGGTTGGGCCTTCGACGCGCCGCTGGCGATCGCGGATAACTGCCTCGACGCTGGGATCGTCCTCGGCGACGGGACCGGCCCCTCGAGCCTCGCGCTCGGCGAGGAGTCGGTGACGCTCAGGGTCGATGGCGAGCCGAGCGACTCGGGCGTCGGCGCCGACGCGCTCGGACACCCGCTGGCGGCGCTCACGTGGCTCGCGGACGCGGTCGACGGCCTCCCGGTCGGCACGCTCGTCACGACCGGGTCGCTGACGGAGCCGGGTTCCGTCGCAGCCGGAGAGACCGCGAGCGCGACGTTCGCGTCGCTTGGGAGCGTCGAACTCCGGCTTCGGTAGGGCGAACAGGCGACACTCGCACCCCGGTCAGTCGTTCGGGGCGTCCCCCTCCGCCCCGCTTGCTCCCACCGGCATCCGTCGGGAGATCCGGACTCGTTCCCGCCGCGGCGTGTCGCACAGCCGTATCACGCGACGGGACGGTTCTCAGCGCATGCGGGGGCTGGTGCGGTGTTCGTATTTGAACTCTCGTCCGTCTGGGGACGGGTGCGGCCTCCGCTGCTGTCAGTCGACCTTCGTACTCACGGCGAGCCCGGAACCGACCGGGAGAACGGCGGTTTCGAAGGCGTCGTCGCCGCCGACGGCATCGAGGTAATCGGCGATCCCCCGCGTCTGATCGTTCGCCGTCGCCGGCGCGTTCCCGGTGTCTCCGGCGGCTTCGCCGCTACCGGCTTGGACCTCGACGTGCGTCAGCAGCGCGTCGAAATCAATCGGGCCGCGCATCACGTTGTCGGCGGCGACGACGCCCCCCGGAGCGAGGTTGTCGCGGACGGCGTCGAACGCGTCGGCGTATCGTTCCTTCTGGTGGTCGATCAACACCACGTCGAACGGGCCGTCGTAGCGCCCGACCGTCTCCATGGCGTCCCCCTCCTCGAAGACGCAGCGCTCGGCGAGCCCCGCGTCGGCCATGAACTCCCGGCCCTGATCGAGTTCGTCGGCGTCGAACTCCGTCAGGATC contains:
- a CDS encoding DUF2110 family protein; protein product: MVVLATKCYVTGDAHDRALDGMTSLVANELGDLDVEFEVGVRYDDFVSVTVSGDDETVARNVLREEWGEITDHFTDGETYVGTLEGWDEDGFVLDAGTEIRIPSNGLGLGAGSPEQIRDRLGIVQHLSLRFVYDDDGDHELADAERDRLYDWTRGQGRVNVNSATRAEVRATVNRAGHANDIVTVERLGLLEQSIVCRENTDPPGLLAAIGGYLPSELKAVIPQ
- a CDS encoding tRNA (adenine-N1)-methyltransferase, with translation MSSYLLVHPDSDREYLRGPGDELQTDLGVVEVPEDVAHGDVLETHLGEEFHARRLRGPDLFNHFERTGAPMMPRDIGLVIGHTGAQSGDRVLDAGTGTGVLSGYLGRIGAEVTTYEIDPDFAEVARENMDLGGVSDRVEVRTGDLTEELDELAAGDPFDLITLDTADAAAVVERAPDLLVPGGYVAVYTPFVEDARDTELAAREAGLGDAETLETIQRELTVDERGTRPSTAGVGHTGYLLFARRSE
- a CDS encoding HAD hydrolase family protein, whose protein sequence is MTTDAPAGLDISSGATLPPLALDIDGTLTTPEHTIDPRVFRVLPEWPAPVVLATGKSFPYPIALCHFAGIPERVIAENGGVVCVDERVRIEGDAERVAAAVDAFRERGGELGWGDADTVNRWRETEVAARVTADEALLREIAEEFDLTFLDTGYAYHLTDPAVTKGRGLREAASILDRDPGAFVAVGDSMNDASTFAVAGESYALANADEVARDAADVTVDAGFMDGTMTVLAELIERADA
- a CDS encoding class I SAM-dependent methyltransferase, with translation MGFHTFDADRADKLEDPGRFRYCSEEELIAALAVPADATVADLGSGTGFYTDVVAPHVGTCYAVDVQSEMHDLYAEKGIPETVETVTAGVGDLPFSDDALDAAFSTMTYHEYANDSSLAELARVVRPGGRVVTVDWTADGPGDAGPPRDERFGVGDAASAFEDAGFTVERAETRTDTFVLVARR
- a CDS encoding 2-keto-4-pentenoate hydratase, with amino-acid sequence MNDAAADDLAAALATAHETVTAVDPDGVPTGGLPSSIDAGYRVQTRLVDRLVADRGDPVGYKIGFTNERVRADLGVDEPGYGRLLEESVHDATDGDEPVSVPTEEFIDPRVEPEVAFRLGDDLPADASRDRAHDAVETVLPAIELVDSRTGWAFDAPLAIADNCLDAGIVLGDGTGPSSLALGEESVTLRVDGEPSDSGVGADALGHPLAALTWLADAVDGLPVGTLVTTGSLTEPGSVAAGETASATFASLGSVELRLR
- a CDS encoding HEWD family protein, encoding MSVRIRRPRARACERCGREERFDDATGSWVVADDAVGAVYCIHEWDINGSFVPFEDGANEA
- a CDS encoding O-methyltransferase — its product is MVLPDDVARFVRATGPGHTAVQERMAAFAREHDFPNIGPESGAVLRLLARLTDADTVFEFGSGFGYSASWFLRGSADRVILTEFDADELDQGREFMADAGLAERCVFEEGDAMETVGRYDGPFDVVLIDHQKERYADAFDAVRDNLAPGGVVAADNVMRGPIDFDALLTHVEVQAGSGEAAGDTGNAPATANDQTRGIADYLDAVGGDDAFETAVLPVGSGLAVSTKVD
- a CDS encoding DUF5803 family protein, coding for MARRRRLLALAALVGMLALSGCLGFFGGGSVSDERLDQSPAGGEYDWNASVESDLNAHITIHDNATFSAVYAVNGSEVELFRRDGLGGTNPLDVRAVRYRYPNGTVITGSELADRGAVERTRDVVRIDFPGEGDVEGDRIAFTAGSTPKRFVLPTYVKGSYEVVLPPNRSASLPVFGDVTPGGATTDVDDQNRLHVRWDDVQTDSVIVQFYLSQDIQIFGAVFAVLAVVGGGGLLYYRRQIDALRERREELGLDVDTEDDDIGDDGPPPGMR
- a CDS encoding nascent polypeptide-associated complex protein, with translation MFGGGGMNPRKMQQMMKQMGIDVTEIDAEEVVIRTGDEELVFDGAQVTRMDAQGQETYQIVGEPETRELGASDDAAADDAGGGAADSDADAGGIADEDVQLVATRAGVSEADAREALEAADGDLAAAISSLE
- a CDS encoding transcription factor → MAFEGLLEDPVIQKYLHELVGPTGMPVAAAPPDGEVTDEELAEEMGLELNDVRRALFILYENDLASYRRVRDEDSGWLTYLWTFHYENIPENLEEEMYRLLEGLEERRAYESDHQFYLCEVDSIRFEFEEAMEFGFECPECGSPLESMENSRLVEAMEWRIDQLGDELNVDREEAEAEA
- a CDS encoding GNAT family N-acetyltransferase translates to MHVREAERGDAEAIASIARASWHAAYGEFLSEEAIDATVDEWYAPETLRRHIAAAGAFLVAMAHGEPGAEGDGVDADDAGGIVGFAHVRYAPEVGNVVLRRIYVRPDAWREGIGTALLGAVARRFVDDHERLSTVVFAENEVGLSFYQRNGFEMIGEQTTAFGGEEHDERIVVADLEDLAGLATETDPAEGSGDGRPPREG
- a CDS encoding creatininase family protein; amino-acid sequence: MYLSHQTWPELGEYVAEESLAIVPLGSTEQHGPHLPLATDYLIAEALAREASDRTGFLCTPPVRIAVSEHHRQFHGTMWVEPDVFRDYVESLSRNLAYHGIDRIVYVNAHGGNAQHLREVGRRLRRDETAYAVEWMWDESIPDLVSEVFEHNGPHGGPKETAMVMHIAEELVRTEQLESARDGGIVDLEDANLRTHGARTFYDSADNSGNGVFGDQTDATPEKGAELFEAASDQLVHLLEWLDGQPFGDLMPEQHVDPQPGSRR